GTGGGCAAAacgttaaatattaaatatcttaaatatcCTAGTCAGTAAATGTTTGACCAAACCATCCACACAAAGTTGTACACTAGTCAAATGGAATGACCTTGATTTATacaagatatactgtatatgtctcaCAAAGTCCAATAAATCACAAATGGACAAACTAACCTGCAAGAATATCTgaattaatgatttttttttttttctcctgaccTGTTTCTCCCTGCAGGTAGCAGCATCTCTGCTCAACTCTGACATGATTGATATTCTCATATTCAGAGTTACCTACATCTATACCTTTTTGTCACTCCATCCTGATGCACTGCTTAAATAAGTCTGATTAATAATTCATTTCTGACTCCCAGTGTGGAGCATGTACTTATATCTAGTTTGGGTTTGCtgaaattattgttttattttaaattgtaaagtTTTGTATTCGGGACATGAAcagagatgagaggagatgaGATGAGGAAGAAAACAATGTTCTGGACAGAATGTGAGACAGAACATTATGTCAGGTGCTGCACCTGCGAACCAGAGACAAGAATAACCACTGAAGTGCTTTTAATGGATGGACTCTTTGCAACATGTTTTTGACGCCCACTAGAGAAAGACACTTTACATAGAGACATGTCCAGCCAATAATTGTATCTCCACAAATATAATAACAACTAAGTCTGTTGCTCTAAAAtagagatatgatatgatatcaACTTTCCCATATTGACAGCTGGCATTAAACGGAGCTTATTATGACATTTGTATTGAAGTGATAAGTCATCCAGCAGCTTTTGCTCGAagtaatttattcattttcattcattttagctTTTCACACATTGACTCATTATTACATGGCATTACTCTAAAAAACTAATCCTTTCAGGGGCTTCCAAAACTCACTGGAGTACACATTTTAATTATCTCGTGCTTTGCCTGCATTGCACTGAACtgttacaaaaaatgaaaatcatttTGGAGAAACCTTTCAACATATACATtaaaagtaaataataaaatacagcagTGAATATACATTTGTGTTGTTTAACAGATCCTACATGTCTACATCTTGCAGTAGTATATGTATAGTACATGCTCCACCAGGTCCCTGAGGCTCCGTTTTCCAAAGCAAACGAAAAAATGACGACTGTTTGGATGACCTCCTCACCGACCTCCATCTAAGTGAGTAAATTGCGGTTAAATCTTTTAACTATAGCGGATTGTGTGTTGGAGCTGAACACAACATAACACCTCACTCAGTCTCTGCAGTGAGAAACAGATGCTGAAAAGCAATCAAACTGCTCATTTAGATGCTGCGCCCGCAAACAAGTCTGCTTTTCTTTTGCTACGTCTTTCCTCCTGGGGGTCCCGAGGAGATCAGTGATTGTCCCGGTGCTTGTGGTGGTGAGAGGATTGAAAATCTACCGCAGGGAGATCCGCCCATCAGCCTGCACAGGGCCTCAAAGCCCCGGGAGacggaagagagaggaagaggagcgacGTCTCGCCCTTCATCCATCGACTGCAGGGTGCGGGACGGCACTGGGGGGGGGCAGAGACGTGGTGGAGAGgagtaagtgtgtgtttgtgtgtgttatagagagaaaaagtgtgtgtatgtctacacaCCTTTGGTCTGTGTGTACTCTTCCTGGCTGGGTTGGCTGTAGGGGTCTGGCTGAAGATTTGAGGATAGGAGCAGGGAGAAGGAGAGCAGCAAAACCTGGACATGAATAAAGACGGCAGGACAAAAACAGGCCGAGGACAGAGGGAAAGGACAGAAATCACAGGGGAAGAAGAAATTGAGTTGTTAGGCATGACCTACATACAATTTGGCACGAAAGATGAGCGCAGGTGCTAACATTCTCCATTTAAATCTTAAAGGTAATCATAGCAGTAGTGGAGCACAGGCAGTGGTtgaggcaaggcaaggcagcttcaTCTTTagaagcacatttcagcaacaagcccattcaaagtgctttacagaaaacattaaaaagcagttCGCAATTGTTTGAGAAACATCGTTGACAAACATTtgttaaagaaaatatatagaaactgctaaaatagaataagacaggtATGAAATACACAAAAGTTGGTTTAATGATGTGCTCATGTTAGGCACTGTAGTGTCTATTACATAGCAATACCTTTATCTATTATTTAGTTGTTGCAGATGATGCTGTCTAAGCAGATTCCCACTCATGTAAATCAATGTAATGTTGTGTTGTATATCTCACCAGGATGCAGGTCcctctctgtgttgttttgctGTTAGGAAGGAGAGCCTGTAGGCGGCTTAGCTGCTCCAGCAGATCACTGCAATACAAATACAGACAGGAGGACAAAAGAGACTGTAAAATGTTCACACAAGGGGCCACAGGTTCCTTGAAATATAGGCCTAATGATTTTAGCGTCTGTGACCACTTCAAAGGGTACTTTGTAGGGTTTATTTCCTGTGTTGTGAGATCGTGCCTACAATGGAATCTGTGACAGGAATTGCTACGATTGAAAGAGGGTGCTGAGCTGCATTTGTGGAACTATTTTTTAAGCAGCAGTTGGCTCAAGTGCGTTACTGACCATTCGCTAAACCCCTCCCCTCTAACAGTGTTGTCCAATCATAACTTAGCCACCGTACCTGGGGATGGCTGTGATTAGAAACCTGTTGGTTTTCAACCAAACCAAACACCATATATTTAAACTAATACCAAAAGTAATATCAGGGCCAGGATTGCtgttattgatatttttttattgtaaaaagcAGCTATGATATGGTGCTAAAAGACTCAAGCTGAAACTGAATGTCCCAGGCAAAAGTCAGCAATGACATATTTCTCCCTGTCGTGATAGTAGCTTAGCTGTGATGTAGGGGAGGGATAGCATGTATGTAACCATCAAGAGCATATATAATACCCATTTTACAGggtctttattttaatataagTCAGCTGGAAACTGCGTTACTAACCAAACCAtggcgctaacgttagcttaattaATAAGTTACAGCTAATAAAATCTGTCATATGTGTGTTATCATTTCAGATGGCAGAATATTGGTTTAAGTCATTATTAAACAGACAGCAGTCAGTGATTCTAGCCTTCTAGCCTTTTCTCTGTTCTACATCACTGCTGATTGCATgtattgtgatgggcattttccaatttttctgtcatttttatgaaaagaaaaaccaaattgaaagtaacaaaaagagaaatcaataagggaaataatcattagttgcagcccttgtTGGCTGATTTGAGGACTCACTTGTTGGTCTCCTCCAACTGCTGGACCCTTCCCTGCAGCTTGAGGTTGTGAGCATGGCATGCAGACAccctgaaagagaaaaagaggggaAATATAGATAACATGAGGAAAGAAGGGTATCATATAATACCGTGTTATAATGTTGTATTGTCTCccctttgtttctttctttgccAATGTCCGTCTGAGTGTTATCTCGCACCCCATATCCAGCCTCAGAAGACTCCACTATTCTGAGATGAATCACTGATGGCAAGTTTTAGAGTCCAGTGGTACAACCATCTAAAGGTCAGCATGAGTAAGATCAAGCAGTCCTACAAATAACCGGGAGGGGACCCTGATAATCAAACCTGGACTGGTCTGACACACTGAGTCATGTGGGGATATTGATGCATTTTTTAAAGCCTTTCAACATATGAATCAAACTACAAGCTCTACCACTCTGCACTGTTTGCGGAGGTGTGATGGGGAGGAAGAGCCAACATAGGGGAGGCAGGCAGGAATTTGGTGACAAAGGCTGGCTGTGTGATAGGGCTCATTCTGCACAGCCTGGAGgcagatgaagaggaggaggaggaggaggaagaggactaAACTGAGCTCCATCTTGGCAAAACTCCCTGCCCCTCTATTGTGAGATGTTGCATCTACACAGCATCTTCAACTTCCGCCTAATCCCCGCTCCAGCTGCAACACAGAGCGGTTCAGATGCTAGTTTGGGCTGCTGGCTATCACATTATACTGTGTTTCTGTCCTACCTCAGATCAGACTAAGACACAGCTGCACTGTTGATGTACAATTTTCTGATTGTGCTGGAAACTCTTTACATTCTTTCTTCATTATGTGTCAGTCCTTAGCTACctattttcatcatttttgtttGCTACACTAGACATGACTCAATCGCCTTCTATTAGTCCATATGTATATGGCAGTCacggaatgtaactaagtacaaatttaaggtactttacttgagtcttttcttttcctgccacagtagaagtagaaatacttctactccactacatttcagagggaaatattgtactttttactccactacattcatctgacacctttagttactttacaaattaggtttttacacataaaacacattagtttataaaaaaaaactgttttattataaatgtaacTACCCAACAACATAAAGGCCTACAGGTACAACTGAAATGATTACCTGATTAAACTCTTAGTTGAttaacagaactgttttgatcgtttccagtttctaaaacgaGTATTTTTcggcattgagtacttttacttttaatacttcaagtacattttgctgatgataattacatacttttacttaagtaacatttccaatgcaggagttttatttgtatatgttTTTGTATATAGTATTTTCACAGGTTTTtaggtaaaggatctgaatacttattccaccactggtacTGTATATGGTCACAATCTACAATATGTTTTGTTTACAATCAGGATAATTGCAATTGCGGTTGATTGAAAATGTTAATTATCAAAAATATCAGTGGATAGTTGAAGTAAAAAATCTGGAGGATACTTTTGGTCCTTTTCGCCACTCAgctctttgtctttttattctaaACAAACCACCTCTGTTGCTGTGAATTTTTCTGTAAGGAAAACACTCGATGAACACTGGGTATCAGCAAAAGTTAAAGCTTCCATGAAGTCTGCTTCATCAACAATGATAAAAAATAGTAAATTGgacattttcttctttaaaaatgttCCCTTCCTAATCAAGTGTATGACAAAACTGGTTCATTATAGAGTGCTTCAGTTCAGAGCACAACAGATGACTAGAAATACAAGTTTCATATTCTAGGCCAGTGTATGCAGAGATAATATCGTGTTGAATAAGGATGCTGAGTGCAGTCGGCTCCTACCTTCCCTCCAGATTTTGAACATattccctcttcttcttccgaCTTTCTTGAGCTGAGCGCTTGTTGCGGATTTTCCGCTGGATCTTCTTCAAAACCCTCTCTTCAAACTTGTCAGGGTGATGAAACACATGGGAGGATAGGGACAAGAGAGAATCAAGAAGAAAGGGGTATAAGAGGGGAAACTAGgttggaggggtggggggggggggggggggcggcaaCTGGCAGAGGTTGTCTAACTGGGGATACAGATTttgatgcatgcatgtgtgtgccagAGAAAGGaggaagtatgtgtgtgtgtgtgtgtgtgtgtgtgttcttgtttaactatattcgtggggtccaaaaaccaggaatacagctttgtggggtccaaaatgctggaccccacaactttaaagggctgtttgagggttaagacttggttttaggattagggttagaattaggttatggttagggtgagggtaagggttaaggttaggcatttagttgtgatggttaaggttagggtaaggggctagggaatgcattatgtcaatgacgggtccccacaaagatagtaaaacacagtaagagtgtgtgtgtgtgtgtgtgtgtgtgtgtgtgtgtgtgtgtgtgtgtataccttgGACAGGGGCAGTTTGCTGGGTAAGTTCACCCCTTCTTTAGCCAGAAGCGTCTTCTCATCCTCATTAAGAACAAGCTCTTGCAGGGAATGCTGGGGGAATTGCTGCGCCTGCGAACCAGATGGACAGAATATTCCAGTGACTCTCCGTGCAGTTTACCAAGAGGGGGCACTGGAGTGGAGCAGTTCATAAAATTCTGTTAATTTTGTGCAAAGTGTTCTCTATTGCTCTCAGAGTGGGACAGGTCATGACAAAAATGTCTCTGGTCAAATTAATCAGAGAAGCAATGGACCGTACAGTTCACtcatatttcattcattcagagGACtgagactgaaatatttttttatttaatgtcccCATTGGTAAGAAAGTTGAACAAGTATCATTCTTTTAACAGATATATTCAACTCTTCTCTCCTTACTGTCTGTCCCGGACTGGAAAGCAGCAGGTCCTTCACCGTGAGAGCCTGACTGGACGACAGAGGGGAGGTTTGGTTCCTAGTGAAGTAGTGTGCAATGCCCAACTGCTCCTGGAGGTCATCGGACTCCCAGCCTGCAGATCGAACCAGTAAAACAGCAGGTGATGATTCACCAAATTGCCCCCATACCAtttatacaaaaacacaaactatgCTTTTGTCTTGGAATAGACGTctgtcagacagctgcagctgattcagaacgctgctgctcgagtcctcactaacaccaagaaagtggatcacatcactccagttctgaagtctctacactggcttccagtgccccaaagaatagatttcaaaatacttttgctggtttataaatcactaaacggtttagggccaaaatacatttctgatctgctactacactatgaaccacccagacctttcaggtcgtctgggacaggcctgcttgttgtccccagagtcagaactaaacaggggtgagcagtgttcagtttttatgctccacatatctagaactaaacaggggggagcagcgttcagtttttatgctccacatatctagaactaaacaggggggagcagcgttcagtttttatgctccacatatctggaacaaactcccagaaaactgcaggtctgctgcaactctcagttctttcaaattaagtctgaagacctttctttttgatgttgcctttcttttaaacaaatgttaatttcttatactgcactgtcaattttattctcgtcttttatttttatttttttaaattttatcgttttaactgctctttaatgttttatgtaaagcactttgaattgccctgttgctgaaatgtgctatacaaataaagctgccttgccttgcctctgTGACTGCAGCACCCTACTGTTCTTTACAAAACacttaaacaaaaaatatgtcaTAGCCCACTTTTTCTGTGTTTGATATCTTTGTGTTGTTGCAGATGTGTTTTCTTAGTCAATTTTAAAGTATGTTAGCACTGAGAGTTCAATAATCAGCGATGTGAAAGGGACCGTTGTTCAAAAGCTGTCCTCGTGATGAATTGCACCTTTTATTTAAGTTGAGTTAAAATGATTAGCTCTCTGAAAAGACCCTTAACTGTCAAGATGCTCAGTTTAAAGCACAAATGGATAGATCTCACATTAAGTCTTTGATTTACTGTATACCTGACAGACCAGTGCCCTGGTTCACCTTGTTCTTCTAGTTTTTTTTGCAtcttaaaggctctgacacaccaacccgacggccgaccgtcggcagaaaaggcagtcggactgatcagtctccccgagttggtccaaaaagtgcctcggaacacaccaaagcgatgccgacttgagcgtacgttctgcgcgtgcgtgagacgtaatacgtctctataacagcaggcggcactaatctATATTGCcgccccaaaaaattaaaaccggcagctgattggacgaacgtgtcacctGGGTCTGGCTTCttccgaccataatggcggctcgttcggaatacgatttCATATTTTACGCAAAtattcaccgaaacgtgtttctgaaaacattttaagcgagaaataggccacgcagttgctgaatctgtcttcatttcagatcgacaaaggtcagtttaaaagattttcgtcagattttgagaggcgttcgtcaggCTCAGCGCACTCGTCATTGCCAgtaattggtcattgagtccgactgcccactcaacaagtcaaatcggccaaaatgaaggccgacggctcctcctcctccgactgacgatggcacggaacactcgagtcaccgacctcaccagactgtccgacggctgatAATCgcgttggtgtgtcagcgccttaacatGACATTATGCTCACTATTGAAacaattatctttttttctcagtATAAAATGCTAGCATTATACATCATACTTTTCCTTTTAACTCCAAGTCTTGTCTTACCTAGATCAATGGAAACGTCAGATGTCTTTTCATTTGGTGGTGGCTTGTTCTCCGGAGCTGGAGGCTGAGGGAAACACTGCGTATCAAAGGCTGGAAAGGCTGTGCAGAAGGGCGGGTGATAGCTGTCTTTGGGATCTGTCGGGGTGTCctcgttgatgccgctgtcagTGGTGCAGGGTGACCATAGGGGGGACGCTGGAGCCGAGGAGGAGTCGCTCCCACCCAGCAGGGAGTCCAGGAAGTCATCAGCAGCACTTCCCTCGGTGCTCAGGGTCTGAGTGGAAAGAGGGTATGCAAGCATTTTCCCATGACATCACCACTGCTggatatcccggcttaatcaaATAACCATATCCCCACACAAGCACAGACAAGAACGCAAACACACCAGTCATTCAATTCCTTGAGCTCATTTTCCCGTTGCAACCATACAGGGAAACCCAATGAAACTGAATGAGCTCCTATATATTCCAAGATCCAGCTCAATAACCCATGACCCCTGTTGAGAATCCAGATCACACTCTGCAGTCAGATTTCAATAATGAGATTTGTGGTGGCGCTCATGTTGTCCCCTGAGTGACTCTGCTCAGGAGCGGACTGTGCAGAATGACGGCCGTACTCACTTCATGAATTGTGATAGTCCATGATTGGTTGCTGTGGAAACCGGTGGTTTCATCTGTATTCCTGAGCAGGAGGTCAATGAGGTCCATCCCACCATGAACCTGAAACGAAGAACTACTCTGAGCGATGGGTCTGAAGAGGAGGTGCCTTGTAGCACCCAATAATGTAATAAATTcctgaaaatgtaataatgcCTGAAGATATAACAACCTTTCAACCTGATCGACAATGTAATAAAAcccaataatgtaataacttcaCCAATAGTGTAATAAAATGTCCTGACTGATATAACATTGTCGCCGATAATGTAATACCTTACAGGtgggtcacttttttttcaaaactgatGATTctgacagataaaaaaaaaaaaagtgatcttATCtagcacggcagctggattctctcAATAATATGAAAGAATGGCAGAATCACATATCACATGAAAATCCATTTTGTCCAGGCCATGGGTGTATTCTAAGAAAAGTCCAGGCCCTGAGGAAGTTCGCTCAGCCTTGCAGCCATTTTGTTTTCCAGTGGCCACTCGCAGTATTGAAACAAAAAATCCCCCTGAGGCCCAGAAAGGATTTACCTCTTTAGGATATATTTTGTCAATAAAGTGTGTAGAGGCTTTAAAATCATAACTGGCCATTGTTGTCTGCTCTTCCTGACTGTTTGTGAGAAAAGCCATCTGGCAGATATAATTTGAAAGAGGAGTACCGGGACATTGGGAAGATCATTTGAGCTAATCGAAGAACTCTTAGATCGGGGGGGACAGGCAACAATGGCCAGTGTTTCGCAAGCGGCGGGAAGTGTAATACAAGTTATGGAGTGGCCTTGGCTCTCACAGCTCCCTTAAGTCTGCAGAAGATAAAGAAATACACAGGTATTCAGTAATATGAACATCGTAAAACaagtgtatatatttttggtaAATGGAATGCAACCTAGAAATCCCAACAGTAACAATTTGTGTGTTTCGGCCTGGGAAATGGGAGAGCCAAGTAACATTTCATACATTGCGCGACATCGTGGAAGGGGCCGAGTGGAGCCGAGAGGATCTGGACTACATCCAAAACTGATAACAGCACCACCAAGAAGATGGGACAGAAATGGATATAAGGACAGGTTTTTAAGATAGCGGCATCAGATGCTAGGAGAGAGATAGACTTGTCTTGTAATATCTGATCCGTGTACACGCAATTGTAATTGCAATATCATTTTTCACTAAAGCTTGTTATAATTTTAACAATGAATCCtgagttttattttctaatCTACCAGTAAATGAGCACTTAAAACGAGGGTGTAGTGACCTTAGAGTTGGAGTCAGTTTACTCTGGCCTCTTTGGGCCAGACCGGTCATCGGTCACATTTTTACACCAATTCTTACACCCCATTGCCACCATTGTAAAAGAGGCGTCTGTAAAACTCATGCCAGGACaccaaaaaatgcaaacaaggTTGATTATGACTTTCTATTATGAATTCTTATTTCcatggacttttttttatgtgaaaaccTTCCCTAGAGCCGAGAAAAGACTCAAAAACCTGCGACGTCACCACAATGTAAAGTCTATGGGCCGAGTGTGAATTCGCGAGCGTGGCCAGCGGGAGAAACACACTACTGCGCTGCCATACTGAATAGGCGACATTTTGGATCCGGTATCCAGTTATTATTCCATCAATGCTGATGAATATATTtttcaaacagtttccaatgaaggcttctcagatggttctgtgtaacaaaccatctgacGCGTCAGGTTAGTAAACTCTAGACTTTATGTAGAATTTGACATTTACAACAGACGGTAAGTGTGTACGTTGTTATCAGGTGAAACGATTCAATCTCCATGAAATATACTTTTTCATCTGAGTCAACAGTGATTCTTATTGAAAAGATGATATTACAATATCATTCAggacattttattacattattggtCAAGTCATTACACTATTGGGTTTTATTACATTTGATCATGTTAAGTTAATTGTATTATATGTTCAGGAAATGATTACATCAGTGAGTGCTACAAGCCTGTGTGCTCTTACTGCTTGTTTCTAAACAGTATAACTCATATCGTCAGTTTGGGTGTTGCAAACTCAAGTTGCTCAATCCCACACTTGCCTTTGATCAAATCAATACACATCCACTTTAATCTTATTTAAAACTGTTAGTTTTCTTTACGGACACTCTATACACTACAGTCTGAATCATTCTCTCACCCACAAACCAGTAGTTGCACCCAGTTATCCGATTACAAATCTGTCTTACCTGGTCTGTATTCAGAGTCATAATTCCAACGTGAGAGCAGAAACTGATGAAATTACAGTGAAACGATCCAGCAGGATTAAAAGAATACACAACCAGAGCAATACGTTCCTCTCTGAGGCTTGGACGTTTGAGAGGAACGCTTGAGTCTGTTATAAGGGGAAAAGTTGTAAGGCTATCTCACACAATTGTATTCCCCAAACCCAGTTGATCACTGTCCAATCAAGTGTTTAGCAGACCGCTGGAGGAGCCAATCAGCACAAAACAAAGACTCATTGACATATTAATTACTCAAAGTTGTTTACAGGTAGCCTAGAGTGACCTTTGATATTATGATAAGAATTTGATTCCCTGGGTGgtttcacattcatttttttgttgggCAGGGCTGATTTAGAGCTATTATTCTTATTGCTTTCAAAGGCACAAGGTGGAGAAAGTCACGTTTTTAACTTCATCAGACCTTTCAGTAGAAAGCTTAAGTTTTGTTTCAAGAGATTTTTGCCTGATCCATCACTCAGGGTGATACAAACTCACTGATGAGGGAAGCTCTTTTCTTCATTCATCAGCTTCACTTACTGTATGCTTGAAATCAAACTGATTATTTCACGATTATTATGAATATCAATAGGTAAATATAATTATTTCCCACTCAGTTCTGGGGACTGGGAGCCCCACCATCATAAGACAGTTAACAGGAGAGGCACCAGACAAAACATATTTGTGCCATTTCtcaaaatatgtttatttttagcaGTGCTAGCAGTGTGGGTATACGGACGgcagagtatatatatatactgtatatatatatcaacaaTTATTAGATaaattgccatgacatttggatACAGCTATTTAATCATAgtcctcagaggatgaatcatatactttggtgatcccctgacttttacagcaccatgaggttgacattagtggttttgagtgaaatgtctcgacaactattggatggattgtcatgaaatttggTTGCAAGTGGGcattgctttgttttaaagGGACACAACTGCCATTTCACACTTCTTAGAAGGTCTGCCAAACGTTTACAAAACTCACTCTAAATtcaatttaaactttttttccctccaattCTTTGTGTCTATTAAAGAGACACTCACTGCTGTGGAGTTTCCATCTATTACTAAAGTTGAACGATGAcaatttatttttgcttttctaTAGACCTCACCACAGCTTACCGTTTCTCATCTTTATAGCCATAATAAGGAGCATCTGTTTAGAAGAATACACACCATAAAGCTAAGAAATTATGTAACATGTTCTCTGAGCAGTAACACACGAGGAACATGCACACTTGTAAAGACATATCTAACTATTATCACAGTGGGGAGGGACTCTTTCAGTGGCAGAGCTATGTTACTTGAGCTCAGAAAAAGTAGAATCACTAGTCTGTAGTCTAGTTTTCAGAATGAATACCATCAACACAATCCTCCCATCACTCTCTCGACTTCAAAGTATTGTTACACTAGGGAACGGGACTCAGCCTCATTTGTAGATCTGGGAGCTCAAATAATTgaaagccatttttttttctcttcagatgatttcttctgacatttttacCTTCATCAGACATCAGTAGATGGAGACATGACATATtttctttagattttttttaaaggcctgCATTTTTATATGGCGCAAACCTCTGGGAGTAATTTTCAGTATAAACTACAGCTGGATGACATCATGTGAATAAATCAAACTCTGAAGCAGCTCTGAAGGGTTAGATGTCAACACTTTGTGGAGACAGACATTCATTTTACAGCTCATGTGGGCTTTCAGAGAGTCTTTGCAGTATATGAATACAATTCAAGAATCTctaatgttgaaaaataaataaatacataaggtTATAATATACCAGTAAAAGGTTCAAGGTTAGTAAAATGAATCCCCTTG
This is a stretch of genomic DNA from Sander vitreus isolate 19-12246 chromosome 12, sanVit1, whole genome shotgun sequence. It encodes these proteins:
- the LOC144526670 gene encoding cyclic AMP-responsive element-binding protein 3-like protein 3-A, whose translation is MDLIDLLLRNTDETTGFHSNQSWTITIHETLSTEGSAADDFLDSLLGGSDSSSAPASPLWSPCTTDSGINEDTPTDPKDSYHPPFCTAFPAFDTQCFPQPPAPENKPPPNEKTSDVSIDLGWESDDLQEQLGIAHYFTRNQTSPLSSSQALTVKDLLLSSPGQTAQQFPQHSLQELVLNEDEKTLLAKEGVNLPSKLPLSKFEERVLKKIQRKIRNKRSAQESRKKKREYVQNLEGRVSACHAHNLKLQGRVQQLEETNNDLLEQLSRLQALLPNSKTTQRGTCILVLLLSFSLLLSSNLQPDPYSQPSQEEYTQTKVPSRTLQSMDEGRDVAPLPLSSVSRGFEALCRLMGGSPCGRFSILSPPQAPGQSLISSGPPGGKT